CGTTGTCGTCGGGGCTCACGTCGTTGACGTAGTACTCCTCGCCGTCGAGGTCGAAGGGCACCTCGTCGTCGAAGCCGTACTCGCGGTTCCGGATGACGACGAGGGGGATGTCGGCGACGAGCGAGACGGCGGTGGAGACGTGGACGCCCATGGTGACGGGGGTGACGATGACGTCCACGTCGGCGAGGTCGGCGACCCGGCAGATGCCGTTGACGACCTCGCGCATGAGGTGAGGGTCGAGCGTCGGGATACCGTTGCTGATGGGGTGGACGAGGTAGTGGTAGCCGTCGTCCTCGATGAGGGGGGCCTCGTGAATCGAGCGTCGAAGCGCGTCCATACGTGGCCTCTGACCGAGCGACGCGAAAAACGGCCCGGTTTCTAGGCGATGTCCCGGCTGGTATCGACCCGCACGTCGTCGGTCAACTGGAGTTTGACGGGTTCGCGCAGGGCCCTGCCGCCGCGGAACTTGGTGACCGCGAGGCGGTTCTCGATGGCGTAGGTGCTCACCCGGAGGTCGAGGTTCCAGACCACGTCGGCGGCCGCGAGGGTGGTCCCGCGCTGTGGCGTCGTCTCGCGGTCGCCGGTGCAGTGGAAGAAGCCGATGCTGTCGGTCTCGGCGAGCCGGCGCGAGAGCTGGTTGAGCATCGCGACGTAGGCCCGCCGGGGGGCCGCTTCGAGGGGGTTCGGCTGGTCGAGGACGACCACGCAGTTCTCGGGGACGTGCGGGAGGGCGTTGGTGAGGTCCTCCGGGGACGGGTCGGGGCCGAGGAACACGACCTCCGTGTTCTCGGCGGCGGTGCCGAGGCCGCGCTCGACCACGTCCGCGGGGCGTGTCGTCGAGAGGTACAGCGCGGGGTGTTGGGCGACGAGCTGGTCGAGGAGCAACTCGCTCTGGCTGTCCGGCGGTGCCACCAGCGCGAGGAGGCTGCCGGCCGGGATGCCGCCGTCGTGGAGCCGGTCCAGGGTGTCCATCCCCGTCGAGAACCGTCGTGCCATGGCGCGGTGGTTCGCCGCGGGATGGATTACGTCTTGTGCCTCTCGTCGGTCGCGTCTCGCTCGGGGTCCTCGCCTCGTCGGCGGTTCGTCGGCGGCCCGTGCAGGAGTTCGTGGACGCCGATGACCAGCGACGGCACGACGACCATGAAGATGTGTTCCTCGATGGGGATGCCGAGCAACTCGACGCCGGTCCGCATCGGGATGGCGAAGACGCCGACCTCGAGGGTGTACCAGTCCCAGACGTAGGCGACGGGGTAGAGCACGAGGACGGTCTTGCCGGCCCGGTGCAGCGCGTCGGCACGCCAGAGCAGGATGAAGGCCGCGGTCCCGAAGACGACCTCGGTCACGAGGTAGGTCCAGGGCCCGAGCACGGTGATGTCCGGGAGCACGTCCCGTGGTTGGCACGGGTTTCGCAAAGTCCTACTGGACCAGGATTGGCGGTATCTTGAAGAGCGATGCACGAGAAGTTCCACGTTGTACTATGGATATTTCTGATATCGCGACTACGGAGTTCATCGAAGTCGATGTCGGCGAGCGTCTCGGGAAGGTCCGCTCGGTGTTCGAGAACTCGAACCCGAAGGGCATCATCGTGACCCGGGACGGCGAGTACGAGGCAGTACTCTCAGAGCGTGTGTTGCTCCAGTCGCACGTCGAGGACGACGCCAAGGTCCAGGCGTTGGTCAAACCCAGCCGGAACGCGCCGGCGCCGAAGGTCGACCGACACGAGGACGTCAGGGAGACGGCGCGCGTCCTCGTCGAGGGTGGGGTGAAGGTCGCGCCCGTGTTCGAGGGTGACAACCTCTGGGGCATCGTCACGGCCGACGACATCCTCGAGGCGGTCCTGGACAACCTCGACGCGCTCGTCGTCGAGCAGATCTACTCCGACGACCCCGTCACCATCGGCGAACAGGACACCCTCGGGAAGGTCATCAACCTGCTCCGCGAGCACGGTATCTCGCGACTGCCGGTCGTCAACGAGGAGGGCTACCTCTCCGGCGTCGTGACCCGGCACGACATCGCCGACGTGGTCATCCGCGACATGGACAAGGCGACCACGGGCGAGCGCGCGGGCGACACCGACCGCGTGCTGGACATGCCGGTCTACGACATCATGAACAGCCCGGTGCGGACCGCGACCGTCGACGACACCGTCGAGGCGGCCGTCGCCTCCATGCTGGAGAACGACCTCGGGGGCCTCATCGTCGTCAACGAGGACGACGAGCGCCTCGTCACCGGCGTCGTCACCAAGACCGACGTGCTCCGCGCGCTGACCTTCACCGAGGAGGAGCACATGGACGTCCAGATCACCAACATCAACCTGCTCGACACCCTCTCCCGCGAGGAGATCCGCCAGTCGCTGGAGGAGGTCACCGAGAAGTACCAGAAGATGGACGTCCTGCACGTGCACGTCCGCTTCCAGGAGCACAAGGAGAAGCTCCGTGGCACCCCGCTCATCTACAGCCAGATCCGCGTCCGGACGACCAACGGTCAGGTCGCCGGCTCCGGCGAGGGCTACGGTGCCGAGTCCGCCTTCCGCGTCGCGCTGGACAAGCTCGAGCGCAACGTCCTCGAGATGAAGAACTACCAGTCCGACGAGGAGTACCGCGGCCAGCTCCTGCGCAAGCTCGACGAGCTGTAAGCAGGACGACCACCACGGATGGGATGCCCACCGTCCCGGCGCCGCATCCGGTTCTCAGACGTCGGCTGCCGCGATACCCGAGTCGGTGATGGTGAACTGGACCGAGTCGCCGGCCGGCTTCGCCCGATGTTTCTCCAGCGTCGCACGACGGTTCCCGCCCCGGAACCGGTCGATGCGGACGACGCTGCCCATCCAGTGCTCCAGCGTGTTCCCGCCGAGTGCCCGCGTCCGGTCGCTGTCGATGTCGGAGAACACCTGGTTGGTGAGCAAGACGGCGAAGTCGTGCTTGCGGGCGAGCGAGAGCAGGTGGGTGACCTGTCGGCCGACCTTGCGCAGCGCCTCGCCGCCCTTCGAGTCCTCCCCGCGTTCGAGCCGGTAGAAGCCGGTCGCGGAGTCGACGACGACGAGGTCGGCCCGGTCGGCGAACCCGTCGACGTCACGCACCGCCTCCTCCTGCTCCTGGAAGTCGAGTGCCTCCTCGACGATGATGCGGCCCGTGATGTCCTCGACGGACTCCTCCGTGCGAGAGGCCCGCGCGTTCGCGATCTGCTCGAAGCGGTCGAGCGACAGCCCCTCGGTGTCGATGTAGACGACGGTCCCCCCGCGGGCGGCGGTCTCGACGGCGGAGACGAGCGCGACGTTGGTCTTCCCGGCCGCCGGCGGCCCGTACACCTGCGTGACGGTGCCACGCTCGAACCCGCCCCCGAGGAGCTCGTCGAACTCGGCACACCCCGTCTCGATGTTCCCTTGCACGTTCCCCCCTGTGTCGGACCCGGATAAAAAATCTCGGAATGCGGGGGGAGGTTGCGTTTTAAGCCGGTCGGCGCGAAACCTCAGGGAGTGATAGTCGTCGCCACCGCCGACTTCGAGGTCTACCACGGCGTCGTCAACGAGCTACGCGACCGTGGTGTGACGTTCACGACCATCGAACCCGACGAGGAGTTGCCCGAGCACACGGAGGTCGTCATCACCGGTCCGGACGAGGAGGTCGAGGGGCCACGGGTCGTGCAGGCCGAACCCGACGACCCGCGGCGAGCCGTCGACGAGGCGCTGGTCTACCTCCGCGGTGAGGGTGGCCGGACCATCGTGGGGGTCGACCCGGGCCGCCGCCCCGGTATCGCGGTGCTCGCGGGCGACACGGTGGTCGCAGCGTTCCAGGTCCCGGCCGACGACGTGGTCGCGGTCATCGAGCGCGAGGTGGCAGACGCGGTCGACCCGGTCGTCCGCATCGGCGACGGGGCCCGGCTGGAGGGGGCGAGCATCGTGAACGCCCTCGAGGACGTCCGGGTCGAACTCGTCGACGAGACGGGGACGACGCCGTACCTCGGCACCGGCGCGCGGGGGATGGGCGACGTGCTGGCGGCGGTGAACATCGCCCGACTCGAGGGCGAGGTGGTCGAGAACCGCGACATCGAGCCGACGCCGGGCGAACTTCAGGTCATCAAGAACCGGTCACGCGAGCAGTCCGCGGAGAACCGGGCCATCGACGAGGACCTGGCACGCCGTGTCGCTGCCGGTGAGTTGAGCATCGAGGAAGCGCTGGCGCTCCATCGCGGTGAGGACGACGCGGTCACAGCGGACGACGACGAAGAATAGCCGCAGAAGTACCGTCAGGGCAGCCGAAAACGGGCACCGTACAGAAGAACGTCGGTTCGCGTGTCGAGACGTGTCGCGACGTGTTCAGGTGTCTCGACGGTGGCGCTTATCGCGCGGCCCAGTCGCACTCGGTGCAGGCCGGGACGCCCTGCACGTTGACGAGCGAGCCGTCGCAGCTGGGACACGCCATCGTGACCGCGACGCCGCCGTCGGCGACGACCTTCTGCTTCTCGGGTTCGTCGGCCGTCTCCTCGGTCTCGGTCGGTTCGGGCTCGTCGGCCACGGGCTCGGCGTGGCGCCACATGCCGAAGGTGAACGGATGGTCGTCGTAGAACGATTCGGATGGCTCGTCGTCCGTGCTGGCACTCTCCTCCCCAGGGGTTGTGTTGGTGGCAGTCATCCTCGGTCGCTACCGGAAACATCGGCCGCATAGCATATAAGGCTAGGTGCTGATGTGTATCCTTGACCAAGGCGTCTTAATATTATATTAGGACAAATTCCTTACTGGTGTAGGACCTACGAGTGACTTAGTATCTCGCCAGTTCTACATACGTGTGAGGTACATACCCATGGGTTCCGGGCCGACGACCCACGGTGAACGCCGGAATCACGGCGAAGACGCCACCGAACACTGCTGCAAGCCGGTAGGCCTTTGTAGCCGTCGGCCCAATCAAACATGTTAACATACAACATGGAACTGACGGTGAATCGACCGCCGACCCCCGGGACCAAAAGCCCTATCGGGACGCGAGACGCATTTCAGACCATCCCCGTAGCCCAACAATCATGAACGAAGTTCAACTAGAGGTCGCCAAGGCGTACCCGAACGACTCGGGACGCGGTATCGCCAGGCTCGACCCGGATACGCTGTTACATCTGAAGCTCAGCCCGGGCGATATCATCGAGATAGAAGGTGCAGATACGACCGCCGCCAAGGTGTGGCGCGCGGACAGGCAGGACTGGAACACGGACACCGTCCGCATCGACGGCTTCACCCGCCAGAACGCCGACGTGGGCATCGGCGAACGGGTGACCATCAGGAAAGCAGAGGCCACCAAGGCCGACAAGCTCGTCCTCGCACCCCCCGAGGAGGCGTCGGTCCAGTTCGGCTCCGACGCCGCCGGCATGGTGAAGCGACAGATCCTCAAGCGGCCGGTCGTCGAACGCGACATCGTCCCGGTCATGTCGAGCACGAACCACCCGTTCATGCGCTCGCCGGGCCAGGCCATCCCGCTCATCGCGGTCGAGACCCAGCCCGAGGGCGTCGTGCTCATCACCGAGGACACCGAGGTCGAGCTCCGCGAGGAGCCCATCTCGGGCTTCGAGAAGACCGGTGGCGGCATCACCTACGAGGACATCGGAGGGCTCCAGGGCGAGATCCAGCGGGTCCGCGAGATGGTCGAGCTGCCGATGAAGCACCCGCAGATCTTCAAGAAGCTCGGCATCGAGCCGCCACAGGGTGTCCTCCTGCACGGCCCGCCGGGCACGGGGAAGACCCTGCTGGCGAAGGCGGTCGCCAACGAGACCTCTGCGAGTTTCTTCTCTATCGCCGGTCCCGAGATCATCTCCAAGTACTACGGTGAGTCCGAACAGCAGCTCCGCGAGATATTCGAGGACGCGAGCGAGGAGTCTCCCGCCATCATCTTCATCGACGAACTCGACTCCATCGCGCCCAAGCGTGAGGACGTGACCGGCGAGGTCGAACGCCGCGTCGTCGCCCAGTTGCTGACGATGATGGACGGGCTCGAGGCCCGCGGACAGGTCATCGTCATCGCGGCGACGAACCGCGTCGACTCGGTCGACCCGGCACTGCGCCGCCCCGGCCGCTTCGACCGCGAGATCGAGATCGGCGTCCCCGACGAGGAGGGCCGCGAGGAGATCCTCCAGATCCACACCCGCGGCATGCCGCTGTCGGACGACGTGAGCCTGGACCACCTCGCCCACGAGACCCACGGCTTCGTCGGTGCCGACATCGAGAGCCTCACCAAGGAGGCCGCGATGAAGGCGCTGCGCCGGTACCTCCCCGAGATAGACCTCGACGAGGAGGACATCCCGCCGAGCCTCATCGACCGGATGATCGTCAAGCGCGAGGACTTCAACGGCGCGCTCAACGAGGTCGAACCGAGCGCGATGCGCGAGGTCCTCGTCGAACTCCCGAAGATATCCTGGGACGACGTCGGTGGCCTCGAGACGGCCAAGCAGAACATCCAGGAGTCCATCGAGTGGCCGCTGAACAACCCCGAGAAGTTCGACCGCATGGGCATCGACCCGCCGTCTGGCGTGTTGCTCTACGGCCCGCCCGGCACCGGGAAGACGCTGATGGCGAAGGCGGTCGCCAACGAGACGAACGCGAACTTCATCTCGGTCCGCGGCCCGCAGCTGCTCTCGAAGTGGGTCGGCGAGTCCGAGAAGGCCATCCGGCAGACGTTCCGGAAGGCCCGGCAGGTGGCCCCGACGGTCATCTTCTTCGACGAGCTCGACTCGCTGGCGCCCGGCCGTGGCGGCGAGATGGGCTCGAACGTCTCCGAGCGCGTCGTCAACCAGCTCCTGACCGAACTCGACGGGCTGGAGGAGATGGGCGACGTGATGGTCATCGGCGCGACCAACCGCCCGGACATGATCGACCCGGCGCTCATCCGCTCGGGCCGGTTCGACCGCCTGGTCATGATCGGCCAGCCCGACGTGGAGGGTCGCGAGCAGATCCTGAAGATCCACACGGAGAACATCCCGATGGCGACCGACGTGAGCCTGCGCGAACTCGCCGAGCTCACGGACGGCTACGTCGGCTCCGACCTCGAGTCCATCGCGCGTGAGGCTGCCATCGAGGCCCTGCGCGAGGACGACGACGCCGAGATGGTCGAGATGCGCCACTTCCGCAAGGCGATGGAGTCGGTCCGGCCGACCATCACCGAGGACATCCTCGACTACTACGAGCAGATGAAAGAGGACTTCAAGGGCGGCACGGCCGACGTGGGCCGCGACCGCCAGAGCAGTCGTATCGGCTTCCAGTAGGCCGCTATCTCCGGGACGGCGCCCGGACCGTCCCCGTCCCCACCGGCGAACGCTTTTAAGTCCGTGCGGGTTACACCTCAACTCGAACAGCAGATGCCGTCGGACCCGCCACCTGGCCCGCCATCGCCGGAACCCGCCTCGACGAGGAGCGATGGCTCCTACCGGCCCTTCCGCGACCCGCAGGTCATCCTGCTGGTCCTCATCGTCCTCGGGACGTTCGCGGTGATGGCGGGCGGGCTCGGGACCGGCCCCCCGTTCGGCGACGACAACGAATCCTCTGGCCCCGTCTTCCCGGTGTTCGACTACGACGGCGAGGAGCGACCGGAAGCCGAGGCGCTCTCGCTCACCGCGAACCGGACGACCATCGACCCCGGGCAGGCGGTCACGTTCTCGGTGCGCGCGAAGGACAAACCCGTCGCCAACGTCACGCTGTCGGGCGGTGACCGGAGCGAGAAGACGGACCGGAACGGGACCGCGGTCCTGACCTTCGCCGAGCCGGGGCGCTACCAGGTCGTGCTGGCACCGACGACGGGCGAGGACACGTCCACCGAGCGCGTGACCGTCACGGTCCGGCGCTACGAGGTCGACCTCGCGGCCGCGACGAGCCCGGCGAAACCGGTCACCGGCCAGCCAGTGACCGTCGAACTCACCCGGGCCGACACGGGGGCGGCCATCGCCGGGACGGTGGTCGCCGGTGGTCAGACGGTCCAGACAGGCGCGGACGGCCGGGCGAACGTGACCTTCGAGACCGCGGGCAGCCACACCGTCACGGTCCGGGCACCCAAGACCGGGCAGGAGCGCTTCGTCCCCGCCGAGACGACCGTCCAAGTCCAGCGCCGGGTCGTGAACCTGGACCTCGGCCTCGGGACGAGCGACCCGCAGGTCGACGAGCAGGTTCCGGTCCGGGTGAGCCGGGCCGACACCGGCGCGCCCGTGAACGCGACGGTCACGGTCGGGAACGTGACGACCACGACCGGCACGGACGGCCAGACCAACGTCTCCCTGTCGACGGCCGGCGAGTACACCGTCTCCGCCGCGGCGTCGCAGACGGCCGCGGTCCGATTCAGGAACACGACCACCGGGATGACGGTGAAGCGGCAGGTGGTCGACCTGGAACTGGCCGTCGACCGCACCTCCATCCAGGCGGGCGAACGCGTGACGTTCGCGCTCCGCCGGGCCGACACCGGCGAGCGCGTCGCGGGCACGGTCGACCTCTACGGGACGCCCTACCTGACGACCGACGAGGGCCGCCTCCGGGTCGCCTTCCAGACCCCCGGCACCGTCACCGCGGTCGGGAACACCTCGCAGACGCCCCGGACCCGGTTCGTCCCCGCGAGCCGGGATCTAACCATCCTCGGCCCAGACTGGACGGTCACGGCCCTCGACGCGCCCGGGTCCGTCCAGCGGAACGACTCGGTGACCGTGACGGCTCGCGTCGCCAACGAAGGGAACACGGGTGCGACCGAGCAGGTGACCTACCGCGTCGGGGACGAGACGCTGGCGACGACGACCGTGTCGCTGGACCCCGGTGAATCGACCGCGGTCAGGCTCACCGTCGACGCGGTCGACCTGCCTGCGGGCGAGTACACCCAGTCGGTCGTCGTCGACGACGCGAGCGTCGACGCGACCCTGACGGTCACGGGGAACCAGACCGAGGCGACCTAGGTCGTGACGACACGGACCGAGACGGCCCGGGCCGCGACGACCCAGACCACGGCGGCCTGAACCGCGACCGTCCCGGCCTCGCGTAGACATGACAGGTCCACCGAACCGGTCGTTACACCCACCGAATCCACTGTTCAGGCCGTGGTACGGTTCACCATCCATCGCGCCTCCATCGCTCGGTTAGACCGCCCCAGACGAGTCGATAAAACGTCTCGAGTTCTCTCGTGGCGTGCTGAAACGATTAGGCCACCCGTATATTTCTGTGAAACGTCGAGAAATAAAACGAACGCTCGTCTCCCTATAAGACCCTCGGTGGCGTACTACTGTACGTCGCATGGCAAGTTCCTCGCTCGAACAGCTCACGAATCGCGCCGCCGGTGGGAGCCGGTTCCAGCCCGTCCGGATGATGGGCTTCTGGGCAGCCGTCTCGCTCCCGTTCCTGAACGTCGCCCTCCTGACCGTCGGGCTCGATACACCGACGAAGTCGGCGCTGTTCGTCGCGCTGTTGCTGCTCAACCTGGTCGCGCTCGCCGTCGGGCACACCTACCAGCCCTGAAAAGACACGCCGCAGTCGGTTCTACGCTGCCCTCCGACCACACCCTTCTGCCCTACGATTCCTGCCGCCGCGCAGTCCGCACGCTCTCCAGCTCGGCGGCGAGTGCCCGGCGCTTGACGACCGCGAAGCCGGCGAAGATGACGACGAACCCGACGACGGTGTAGACGTCCACGGTGTCACCGAGGACCAGCCAGCCCGAGATGGCGGCGAACACCGGCGCGACGTAGGAGACCATGTTGATTTCGACCGGGCCGAGCCGGTCCAGCAGGTCGAAGTAGATGAGGAAGCCGAGGGCGCTGGCGAAGATGGAGAGGTACACCAGCGACGCGATGGCCCGTGGCGTCCACTCGATGAGGGCGAACGATTCGCTGGGCATGGCGACGCTCAGGGCGTGCATCAGCAGTGCCCCCAGCAGCATCGACCACGCCTCCATCGCCTCGATGGAGATGTCGCTCTCGACCCGCCGGGTGAGCACGCTCCCCAGCGCGAAGGCCGCCGCGGCCCCGAACACGAGCAACTTGGAGACGACGGCGTCCGAGAGCAACGCGTCCGGGTCCGGGTGGACGAGGACGGCCACGCCGACGAGGGCGAGGAGCATCCCGAGCCACGTGCCGGGCGTCACCGGTTCGTTCGGCAGCAGCAGTCGGGCGAACGCGGTCGTCAGGACCGGCGAGAGCGCGACGAGGACCGCCGCGGCCCCGCTGGTGACGGGACCGGTCTCGCCGACGAACAGCAGCGCGTGGTAGGCGGCGATCATGAACACGCCGCCGATGGCGACCTCCAGCCAGGCGGCCCGGGAGCGGGGCAGCCAGTCGTCGACCGCGTAGATGGCGTAGCCGAGCATCAGGACGCCCGCGATGTCGTACCGGAGGGCGGCGAACAGCACCGGCGGGATGTCGGCGACACCCGCCTTGATGGCCATGAAGGCGCTCCCCCAGACGGCCGCGAGGACGAGAAAGAGCGAGACGTTCCGGTATCTGGTCACGGAGAAGACGAGTCGAGGGACGCTAAGGAAACTTTCTATCCCGGCCCAGCCCGCCGGTTCGGGTCGCCTATATACCCGTCCGGACCCGCCCGGAGGACTCCCGTCGTTCACTTTCACTCCGGGGCGTACCGTTTATATTCGTGCTCGCGTTACCAGAGGTATGGCCGCTCATGGCCGTCCCGCGCTGCGGGATCTGTTCGACGAGTCGCCGACGCCGCACATCGCACACCCGCCTACGACTCACCACCGCGATTTCTACGTCGCCACAGACGGCTCCTACAGAGAGTCGGGTGCGGGTGGACTCGGTGTCGTCATCGAGGCCCGAGACGGCACGCGCGTCACGCGCCTGTCGACCGGCGACTCGCCCCCGGACAACAACGTCGCCGAGTACCGGGCACTGCACCTCGGACTCGACGTGCTCGCCGCCCGTGCGCCCGCGGATGCCCGCGTCGGCATCCTCGTGGACCACGACGACCTCGCGGCGAACGTCAACAACGCGGTGCTCGCGACTCGACACCCGGACTGGCAACCGACCAAACCGTTCGTCGTCCCGCGGGCCAGCGAGAACCACTGGCGGGGCATCCGCGCCCGCCTCTGTGGCTTCGGCGAGGTGCGTGCCGCGCGCATCCACTCCGACGACAACCCGGCGCACCCGCTGGCGAACGCGCCGGACCGCTACGCCCACGTCAACGACGAACCGGAACGCTGCGTCCTGCCCGAACCGCTCGGGCCGGCCGAGACCGCGGGCCCGCAGTACCCGCCGCCGTCGCGCGCCGACCGCCACGCCTCGGACTGACCGGCTAGCACGGTCCGGTTCCGGCGTTCCGGGTGTTCGAGTGCGGTTCCAGGGACGGCTCTCGCTCTCGAGAACTGGTTTCTCACCTTCGTCTTGCCGGACAGAACAGGGTCGGGTCCGTCAGTCGTCGAGCGTCCGCCGCTCGACGACGACCACCGTCTCGGCGTCCCGGACGCCGAGGACGACGCGTTCGCCGGCGACGAGTTCGTCCTCGTAGACGAGGTCGCCGTCGATGGAGATGTCGACGAGGTAGTCGGTGTCGCGGTCGAACTGACCACTCAGGTAGATGCGTTCCGCGTAGCTGAGCTCGCGCTCGCGGTTGTAGATGGTCGTGAGGTCCTCGAGCCGGGTCAGCCGGACCGAGACGTCGAGCAGGCCGGAGGCGGTCGAGATGACCTCCAGTTCGGGCGCCGGTTCCGGGGGCGCGGCGGTCGCGGTCGGCGGGGAGTCGTCGGTGGCGTCCGGGTCCGCGGTGTCGGTCTCGTCGGCCGGCGCGGTGAGCGGGTCCCGTGCCTCGGGGTCGGCACGGGTCTCGTGGAGGGTGCGGCCGACGAACCCGGTGGTCCCGGCGGCCGCGGTCAGCGTGAGGAACCGGCGACGGTTCATACCCGATGCTAGGTCCGGGACCGTAAAAGGACACAGAAAACACAAACAGTCGTTTGAGATACTGCGCTGGGAAATCAGTCTAACACGTTCGAAAAGAACGACGGGCAGGAGGCCGGGCGCTACTCGTTCTGCTGGGCGTCCACGACCGCCACGCCAGCCAGGTTCACGATGTCCTTGACCTCGTCACCGCGCTGGAGCACGTGGACCGGCTTGTCCATGCCGACGAGCATCGGGCCGATGGCCTCTGCGCCGCCGAGGCGCTGGAGGAGCTTGTAGCCGATGTTCCCGGCCTCGAGGTTCGGGAAGACCAGCACGTTCGCGGGTTCGTCGAACTCGGCGAACTCGTAGGTCCCCTCGAGGATCTCCTCGACGACCGCGGTGTCGGCCTGCATCTCGCCGTCGACCGGGAACTCGACCTTCGGGTCGTCCCGGAGCATCCGGGCGGCCCGGCGGGGCTTGCGCGTGCCGGGGTTGTCGACCGAGCCGAAGTTGGAGTACGAGAGCATCGCGACGCGCGGGTCGACGTTGAACCGGCGGGCGAGGTCGGCGGTGTGTTCGGCGACCTCGGCCAGTACCTTCGCGTCGGGGTCCTGGTTGACCGTCGTGTCGGCACAGAAGATGACGCGGTTCTTGAACGTCAGCATGTAGACGCCGGCCGCGTAGTTGGCGTCCTCGCGGGTGCCGATGACCTGCAGTGGCGGGCGCAGCGCCGACGGGTAGTGGTGGGTCAGCCCGGTCAGCATCGCGTCGGCGTCGCCGCACTCGACCATCACGCTGCCGAAGTAGTTGGTGTCCCGGCGGATCATGTCGACCGCCTCGCTCTTGGTGAGGCCCTTGCGCTTGCGGATCTTGTAGAGCCGGTCGGCGTAGTCCTCGTACTCGCCGTCGGCCTCGCGCGGGTTGGCGATCTCGGGGTCGAACTCCAGGCCGAGGCGCTCTTTCGTCTTCTCGATGCGGCTCGGGTTGCCGATGAGGATGGGTTCGGCGATACCCTGCTCTTCGAGCTGGTAGGCGGCGCGGATCATCTTCTCGTCGTTCCCCTCCGCGAGCGCGATGCGCTTGGGGTCGGACTTGGCCTTGTTCAGGACGACCCGCATCATCTCGCGGGACTTCCCGAGGCGGGCCTCCAGGCGCTCCTCGTACGCCTCGAGGTCGAGTTCTTTACGGGCGCAGCCGGAGTCCATCGCGGCGTCGGCGACGGCGGGAGCGACCTCGAACAGCACGCGGGGGTCCAGCGGCTTCGGGATGATGTAGTCCGGGCCGAACTGGAGCGGCTGGTCGCCGTAGGC
This window of the Haloarchaeobius amylolyticus genome carries:
- a CDS encoding adenine phosphoribosyltransferase; its protein translation is MDALRRSIHEAPLIEDDGYHYLVHPISNGIPTLDPHLMREVVNGICRVADLADVDVIVTPVTMGVHVSTAVSLVADIPLVVIRNREYGFDDEVPFDLDGEEYYVNDVSPDDNVLVLDDLTNTGVSIAAITEALDDIGATVVDVVTVIRRMESETVPMDYEVTSLVDVEVSAEGVEILD
- a CDS encoding RAD55 family ATPase, with amino-acid sequence MARRFSTGMDTLDRLHDGGIPAGSLLALVAPPDSQSELLLDQLVAQHPALYLSTTRPADVVERGLGTAAENTEVVFLGPDPSPEDLTNALPHVPENCVVVLDQPNPLEAAPRRAYVAMLNQLSRRLAETDSIGFFHCTGDRETTPQRGTTLAAADVVWNLDLRVSTYAIENRLAVTKFRGGRALREPVKLQLTDDVRVDTSRDIA
- a CDS encoding lycopene cyclase domain-containing protein, giving the protein MLPDITVLGPWTYLVTEVVFGTAAFILLWRADALHRAGKTVLVLYPVAYVWDWYTLEVGVFAIPMRTGVELLGIPIEEHIFMVVVPSLVIGVHELLHGPPTNRRRGEDPERDATDERHKT
- a CDS encoding CBS domain-containing protein; its protein translation is MDISDIATTEFIEVDVGERLGKVRSVFENSNPKGIIVTRDGEYEAVLSERVLLQSHVEDDAKVQALVKPSRNAPAPKVDRHEDVRETARVLVEGGVKVAPVFEGDNLWGIVTADDILEAVLDNLDALVVEQIYSDDPVTIGEQDTLGKVINLLREHGISRLPVVNEEGYLSGVVTRHDIADVVIRDMDKATTGERAGDTDRVLDMPVYDIMNSPVRTATVDDTVEAAVASMLENDLGGLIVVNEDDERLVTGVVTKTDVLRALTFTEEEHMDVQITNINLLDTLSREEIRQSLEEVTEKYQKMDVLHVHVRFQEHKEKLRGTPLIYSQIRVRTTNGQVAGSGEGYGAESAFRVALDKLERNVLEMKNYQSDEEYRGQLLRKLDEL
- the radB gene encoding DNA repair and recombination protein RadB, translated to MQGNIETGCAEFDELLGGGFERGTVTQVYGPPAAGKTNVALVSAVETAARGGTVVYIDTEGLSLDRFEQIANARASRTEESVEDITGRIIVEEALDFQEQEEAVRDVDGFADRADLVVVDSATGFYRLERGEDSKGGEALRKVGRQVTHLLSLARKHDFAVLLTNQVFSDIDSDRTRALGGNTLEHWMGSVVRIDRFRGGNRRATLEKHRAKPAGDSVQFTITDSGIAAADV
- a CDS encoding CDC48 family AAA ATPase, with the protein product MNEVQLEVAKAYPNDSGRGIARLDPDTLLHLKLSPGDIIEIEGADTTAAKVWRADRQDWNTDTVRIDGFTRQNADVGIGERVTIRKAEATKADKLVLAPPEEASVQFGSDAAGMVKRQILKRPVVERDIVPVMSSTNHPFMRSPGQAIPLIAVETQPEGVVLITEDTEVELREEPISGFEKTGGGITYEDIGGLQGEIQRVREMVELPMKHPQIFKKLGIEPPQGVLLHGPPGTGKTLLAKAVANETSASFFSIAGPEIISKYYGESEQQLREIFEDASEESPAIIFIDELDSIAPKREDVTGEVERRVVAQLLTMMDGLEARGQVIVIAATNRVDSVDPALRRPGRFDREIEIGVPDEEGREEILQIHTRGMPLSDDVSLDHLAHETHGFVGADIESLTKEAAMKALRRYLPEIDLDEEDIPPSLIDRMIVKREDFNGALNEVEPSAMREVLVELPKISWDDVGGLETAKQNIQESIEWPLNNPEKFDRMGIDPPSGVLLYGPPGTGKTLMAKAVANETNANFISVRGPQLLSKWVGESEKAIRQTFRKARQVAPTVIFFDELDSLAPGRGGEMGSNVSERVVNQLLTELDGLEEMGDVMVIGATNRPDMIDPALIRSGRFDRLVMIGQPDVEGREQILKIHTENIPMATDVSLRELAELTDGYVGSDLESIAREAAIEALREDDDAEMVEMRHFRKAMESVRPTITEDILDYYEQMKEDFKGGTADVGRDRQSSRIGFQ
- a CDS encoding CARDB domain-containing protein, with the protein product MRVTPQLEQQMPSDPPPGPPSPEPASTRSDGSYRPFRDPQVILLVLIVLGTFAVMAGGLGTGPPFGDDNESSGPVFPVFDYDGEERPEAEALSLTANRTTIDPGQAVTFSVRAKDKPVANVTLSGGDRSEKTDRNGTAVLTFAEPGRYQVVLAPTTGEDTSTERVTVTVRRYEVDLAAATSPAKPVTGQPVTVELTRADTGAAIAGTVVAGGQTVQTGADGRANVTFETAGSHTVTVRAPKTGQERFVPAETTVQVQRRVVNLDLGLGTSDPQVDEQVPVRVSRADTGAPVNATVTVGNVTTTTGTDGQTNVSLSTAGEYTVSAAASQTAAVRFRNTTTGMTVKRQVVDLELAVDRTSIQAGERVTFALRRADTGERVAGTVDLYGTPYLTTDEGRLRVAFQTPGTVTAVGNTSQTPRTRFVPASRDLTILGPDWTVTALDAPGSVQRNDSVTVTARVANEGNTGATEQVTYRVGDETLATTTVSLDPGESTAVRLTVDAVDLPAGEYTQSVVVDDASVDATLTVTGNQTEAT